The following are encoded together in the Salvia hispanica cultivar TCC Black 2014 chromosome 6, UniMelb_Shisp_WGS_1.0, whole genome shotgun sequence genome:
- the LOC125197318 gene encoding bark storage protein A-like, with the protein MDDFRVLLLVGLSLLVVISEAAIPTKTLRQIDKANRDGPYLGLVIPNQFELNPLLQHPSYKPSNLTIDVSGRLFRFGTVAGQKAILVMTGLAMVNAGITTQLLVTLFNLKGVIHYGIAGNADPSLHIGDVAIPQYWSHSALWNWQRYGDGPENPLALEAGGDYTRDIGYIKFANYSTKPTDNFLNNVWYQPEEVFPIDGTPEERQHIFWVPVDPHYFNLAKKLEEVTLEKCLNATLCLTYPPKITRVARGTSASIYVDNAAYRSFIYDKFEVSPVEMESAAVALICHQQRVPFITFRALSDLAGGGTEESNEADTFTPLAATNSVEVVVQFINILSQSLVEYE; encoded by the exons ATGGATGATTTCAGGGTTTTGTTGTTAGTTGGCTTGAGTTTGTTGGTAGTAATAAGCGAAGCTGCAATCCCTACAAAAACACTCAGACAAATTGATAAGGCTAATAGAGATGGACCTTATTTGGGATTGGTGATTCCAAATCAATTTGAGCTAAACCCTCTTCTTCAACATCCTAGCTATAAACCCTCTAATCTCACAATCGACGTCtcag GAAGACTATTTAGATTTGGAACTGTTGCTGGACAAAAGGCCATTTTGGTTATGACTGGATTGGCTATG GTAAATGCAGGCATCACGACACAACTTCTGGTGACATTGTTCAATCTGAAAGGAGTTATACATTATGGAATAGCAGGAAATGCAGATCCATCTCTTCACATTGGAGATGTTGCCATTCCTCAGTATTGGTCTCACTCAGCTCTCTGGAATTGGCAG AGGTATGGAGATGGACCAGAAAATCCCCTAGCACTTGAAGCTGGTGGTGACTACACAAGAGATATTGGTTACATCAAATTTGCAAATTACTCCACAAAGCCCACTGATAATTTCTTGAACAATGTGTGGTATCAACCTGAGGAAGTTTTCCCCATCGATGGCACCCCTGAGGAAAGACAACACATTTTTTGGGTCCCTGTAGATCCCCATTATTTCAATCTCGCCAAAAAATTAGAG GAGGTGACATTAGAGAAGTGTCTAAATGCAACATTATGCCTAACTTACCCTCCGAAAATCACCCGAGTAGCGCGAGGTACAAGCGCCAGCATCTACGTGGACAATGCAGCTTATAGAAGTTTCATATACGACAAATTTGAGGTGAGTCCCGTTGAGATGGAGAGTGCCGCTGTGGCGTTGATCTGCCACCAGCAGAGGGTCCCTTTTATTACTTTCCGGGCGCTTTCCGACCTCGCTGGAGGCGGCACGGAAGAGTCCAACGAGGCCGACACGTTCACCCCGCTCGCCGCCACCAATTCAGTGGAGGTGGTCGTTCAATTCATCAATATATTGAGCCAAAGCTTGGTCGAGTATGAGTGA